A single region of the Plantactinospora soyae genome encodes:
- a CDS encoding glutathione-independent formaldehyde dehydrogenase: protein MRAVVYHGPHNVAVENVEDARVQDPNDVVVQVTTSAICGSDLHMYEGRTAAEPGIVFGHENMGIVVDVGPGVVHVRRGDRVSMPFNVACGFCKNCTAGNTGYCLTVNPGFAGGAYGYVNMGPYRGGQAEYVRVPFADFNCLKLPPGNEHENDFAMLADVFPTGYHGVAMTELRPGESITVMGGGPVGLMAAYSAVLIGAAKVFLVDRVPSRLRLAESFGAIPIDFTGGDPVEQIRDQTDGDGTDRGVDAVGYQGTGPGGQEQPAGVLNSLVEIVRATGRIGVVGLYVPHDPGAPDPHSQNGELLFRVGKFFEKALRMGSGQTNVKAYNAYLRDLIIAGRARPSLVVSKELPLDAAPEGYQRFDRREEGYSKVVLKPAA, encoded by the coding sequence ATGAGGGCAGTGGTCTACCACGGGCCGCACAACGTCGCGGTGGAGAACGTCGAGGACGCCCGGGTGCAGGACCCCAACGACGTCGTCGTCCAGGTGACCACCAGCGCGATCTGCGGCTCGGACCTGCACATGTACGAGGGCCGGACGGCCGCCGAACCGGGCATCGTCTTCGGCCACGAGAACATGGGCATCGTGGTCGACGTCGGCCCCGGAGTCGTACACGTCAGGCGGGGCGACCGGGTCTCCATGCCGTTCAACGTCGCCTGTGGCTTCTGCAAGAACTGCACCGCCGGCAACACCGGGTACTGCCTCACCGTCAACCCCGGCTTCGCCGGTGGCGCGTACGGCTACGTCAACATGGGCCCGTACCGGGGCGGGCAGGCCGAGTACGTCCGGGTCCCGTTCGCCGACTTCAACTGCCTCAAGCTGCCCCCGGGCAACGAGCACGAGAACGACTTCGCGATGCTCGCCGACGTCTTCCCCACCGGCTACCACGGGGTGGCCATGACCGAGCTGCGTCCCGGGGAGAGCATCACCGTGATGGGCGGCGGCCCGGTCGGCCTGATGGCCGCGTACTCGGCGGTGCTCATCGGTGCCGCCAAGGTGTTCCTGGTGGACCGGGTGCCGTCCCGGCTGCGACTCGCCGAGTCGTTCGGCGCCATCCCGATCGACTTCACCGGGGGCGATCCGGTCGAACAGATCCGGGACCAGACCGACGGCGACGGGACCGACCGGGGCGTCGACGCGGTCGGCTACCAGGGCACCGGCCCAGGTGGACAGGAACAGCCGGCGGGAGTGCTGAACAGCCTGGTGGAAATCGTCCGGGCCACCGGCCGGATCGGCGTGGTCGGACTCTACGTACCGCACGACCCCGGAGCACCCGACCCGCACTCGCAGAACGGCGAACTGCTGTTCCGGGTCGGCAAGTTCTTCGAGAAGGCGCTCCGGATGGGCAGTGGACAGACGAACGTCAAGGCGTACAACGCGTATCTGCGTGACCTGATCATCGCCGGGCGGGCCCGGCCGAGCCTGGTGGTCAGCAAGGAACTGCCGCTCGACGCCGCGCCAGAGGGCTACCAGCGGTTCGACCGGCGCGAGGAGGGGTACTCGAAGGTCGTACTCAAACCGGCCGCCTGA